TCATCCGCAGGCGCCGGGGCCGCATGCGTCAGGCGTCCTCGCGCAGGAGTCGGCCGAGCAGGTCGGCGACGACGCTCGCGCGCGCGTCGTCGAGCGGCTCGCCCTTCGTCTGCGCGTAGAAGTCGCGGAACATCGCGAGGTGGCCGCGCTCGATGCTCTCGCGGCTCGGCGCGCGCCGCTCGCCGCCCTGCGCGAGGGCCGGGCGCTCGAGCTGCATCACGTTCGGGTAGACCTCGCGGAGCCGCCCCATCGCGTCGAGGATCGCGTGGCGGTCGAGCAGCCGGACGAGCAGGTAGTCGTCGCGCCGCGGGTCGCGGCGCCCCTGCGCGAGCACGGCGTCGAGCTCGCCCTCGACGACGCGCACGTCGCGCAGCGGCGCGAGCGGAACGGGTTCGATCGTCGCCCGCCCGTCGCCGTCGAGCTCGACGAGCGTCGCCGACTTCGCCTGCTGCGCCTCCGAGAACGAGTACTTGAGGATCGAGCCCGAGTAGCGGACGTGCCGCGCGCCGCGGTGCTGCGGCGCGTGCAGGTGGCCGAGCGCCGCATAACAGAAGCGCTCGAAGTGCCGCGGCGCGACGGCGGCGACGCCGCCGACCGAGAGCGGCCGCTCGGACGCCGACTCCTCGCTCCCGGCGAGGAAGCAGTGCCCGAGCACGACGCAGCGCCGCCCGCTCGCCTCGCGCTCCGCGATGCGTTGCGTCAGGAAGGCGATCGCGTCCTCGTGCGAGCGCACCTCGGCACCGAACGCGTGCCGCACCGCGACGGGCTCGGCGTAGGGGAGGCCGTAGAACGCGACCTCGCCGTGCGCGTCGCGCAGCACGACGGGCGCGAGCGCGTCCGCGAGCGGGCCGCGCAGGTGGATGCCCGCGCGCGCGAGCGGGCGCGCGAAGGCGGCGAGCCGCTCGGCGCCGTCGTGGTTGCCCGCGACGACGACGACCGGCACGCCGAGGCGCTGCGTGATGGCGTCGAGCGTCTCGTCGAGCAGCGCGACGGCCTCGGCGGAGGGAACCGAGCGGTCGTACACGTCGCCCGCGACGAGCACGACGTCGACCGCGCGGGCCTCCACCGTCGCGACGATCTGCGCCAGCACGTGGCGCTGGTCCTCGAGCAGCGACGCGTGGTGGAGCTGGCGGCCGAGGTGCCAGTCGGACGTGTGGAGGATGCGCATCGAGGCTCCGTGCGCCGCGCGGCCGGGCGCGGCGATCCTAGCAGCGCCGCCGTTCTCCCCGGCGCCCCTCAAGCGGCCCGCGCCGCGAACCGATCGCTCGGCGCGATCCCGCCGAGGAGCCCACCATGACCGACGCGTCCGCGAACACGCCTTCGAGCACGCCTTCGATGAAGGGAAGCCTGATCGCCGACATGGTCGGCGACATCCGCAAGCTCGTGGACGACCAGACGTTGTCGCGCGCCGAGCTCGAGCGCCGCCTGACGCGCGACGACCTCGCGCTCCTCGACTCGCAGATCGCCGTCTCGGGCTGGTACGACGTGCGCTTCTACGCGCGCTGTGCCGAGCTGCTGCGCGACGCGCTCGGCGACGGCGACGACGGCTATCTCGTGCAGCGCGGCTTCGACCGCGGGCGCGCGCTGATCGAAGCCGGTCTCTACCAGCAGATGGAGTACGCGAAGCGGCCCCAGGTGGGACAGGCGATGTCGCCCGAGGAGCGCTTCCGCGCCTACGGAAGCGACCTCCGCCTGTTCGTGACGCTCAGCAAGAGCCTGCTCAACTTCACGGAGTGGTCGATCGTCGTCGACCCCGAGCACGCGGACCGCTACCGCGTCGTCGTCGCCGGCGCGGATGCCTACCCCGACGCGCTCGCGTGGGCGACCGAGGGCTTCGTCGACGCCATGGCCGCGAGCCACGGCATGCGCAGCCTGTGGCGCCACGCG
This genomic interval from Myxococcota bacterium contains the following:
- a CDS encoding exonuclease SbcCD subunit D; the encoded protein is MRILHTSDWHLGRQLHHASLLEDQRHVLAQIVATVEARAVDVVLVAGDVYDRSVPSAEAVALLDETLDAITQRLGVPVVVVAGNHDGAERLAAFARPLARAGIHLRGPLADALAPVVLRDAHGEVAFYGLPYAEPVAVRHAFGAEVRSHEDAIAFLTQRIAEREASGRRCVVLGHCFLAGSEESASERPLSVGGVAAVAPRHFERFCYAALGHLHAPQHRGARHVRYSGSILKYSFSEAQQAKSATLVELDGDGRATIEPVPLAPLRDVRVVEGELDAVLAQGRRDPRRDDYLLVRLLDRHAILDAMGRLREVYPNVMQLERPALAQGGERRAPSRESIERGHLAMFRDFYAQTKGEPLDDARASVVADLLGRLLREDA